TATACCAATTTCAGAACAATATATCTTCCTATAACATAGCTAAAGTTAGATCTGCCGTAAATGGGTTTATGACcttacaatatatacatatgaaATCTAATACATTTTATTGTCAGACGAAACTATGTAAATCATCTTTGCAAATGAGAATGTAAGTAAGaatcagttaaaaaaaaatgagaatacaaatattttatgtcTACTTATATACTCTTATACAATATGATAAGAGAATACTATGACTCTTTTGTtctaactattttatatttcgtATATCTAAcatgtaaaaagataaaagtTTCATGACTCATATGCAAGAAGGTTaatcccgcgctttcaaagcgcgggtcaaaatctagtatgcttttaaaagaaaaaggaataCGTGTTAATCAATACTGGCTTATAATATGGGTTTAATACACAAAAATAGACTAAGTTTAGGATTAATATAAATTCACTAACAGGCTATCACGGTctctataattttataatgcATACTACTATTCACTAGcgtttttgataatttatttccTATGATGCTTGTTGCATAAACAATttgaatatgatattttttctaAAGGTTAATGTGGTTGGAAGGCAAAACGGTAAAACATTTGGGGGTGATAGTCTGATAGATAGCTGGGTATTCGAATCTGTCGCAATTAAAGCTTTTCTAGTGTTGTCAAAGatttattcttgggttcaccttCTAGGTGAAccttcaccaaccaataagattgTGTCATTTTAGATtcagtatcttttaaaaaaggaaacaaaatattatcgaattatattatatttttaaaataaaaattgaattaatcacaaaaagaagattttttaatcgcaaaaaaaaaagaatttgtttttcaaaagtatttttaaCGCTCCCAACAAATATTAAActgtaaatcctaaacctttaggtaaaccctaaactcttgaataaatcataaatcttaAAGTTTAAGATTTGATCCAGGTTTGTTTCAACTTAAGAAAAGCCAGAGTTTGCTTCTTGCAAATGTTTTGGCAATAGTTGGTACCAAATCGTTTGAAGGTATATGGTGTTCTTCACATCCAGAGGAAGAGATTGGAGATTGAAGAAACAGAGGCGCGAAGGAGAGTATTGGTTTCAGATCTACTGGAAAGGTGTTTACCGATCTTCGGTGATGAGGAAACAGAAGCAAGGTTGAAAGAACAGAGTCTTTTGCGGTGAAATCTTCACGAAGTCGACGGTTGTCGTTTCACGGTGTTGACGGTTTCCGCTTCACGACCTCGACGGCTACTGCTCTGTGTGTGCATGGAGGACACGTGTTAACACGTGTTGCGTGAAGATGATGCTCTTAGGTTATTCTAGAAATTCTGTTCTTTTGggctttaaaatttaatgttttctCTATATGGATCTTTCATTGTATTTTGAAACCTATGTAAAAGCCCATTAGGGTTTTAACATAAATGAAAgttatgttgacaaaaaaaaaaaagatttgatccaagagttttagatttatccaagggtttaggatttacccaagggtttagggtttaccaagggtttagggtttaggattaggatttagtgttttgttgattgtgttaaaaatattttttttttaaattcaagaatttaaaatttatcaaagggtttaggatttaccaaagagtttagggtttagatttagagtttagtgttttgtttatggtattaattttttttgaaaacttttttttttgcaactactattattttttttatttatactttctttaattttaaaaatataatataatttgacaatattttgttttctttcttaaaagatatcagatttgaaataactaaattttattggttggtgaaccgtagaggataaacccaaaaataactCGTTGTCAAAATAACAGTAAtgtaaagtttttataaaccGCCAATTAGTATTGGTTgcttgcttcttttttttttctttttttttgttgacatTGGTTGCTTGCTTCTAAAGTTAAAATGTACTGTACCAATCATGACAAGTTACAACATGGTGGGAAAAAGCTAACAAATCCAGCAAACAAAGAAAAGTAGAAAGTTTCACAAATTATTTAGACcctatatttaattataaacctCAAGAAATACACGAAAGATACGAAAAAAACAAGACagtattttcttgttttttttttttcttggtaaaTGACAGAGACAATGGAAGAACAACCTGAGTTTATCAGACAGAACCAACAACACTTCGGGACTTTCTCTTTTACATGAAAGGTTGTTTTTCCCCCTTTACTTGTGTTAACTTGCGGTTGAAGCAAGCAAACCCGAGGTTGAGAAAAATCGatacaaaacacacacaaaaaaagataattggCTTTTTAAAAATGACAAATGTGTGAAAATGTACACTTTTGTCTAAATATAATTGAAGATGGTTTTGAATTTTGGTGGTAAATGGTGTTGGAAGGAGGTTTAGAAACAACTATGAGGTACATTGACGTCCTCTGCGACAAGGTAGAGCTCCAGCGTCGTTAGTAATGGTTGCGACCAGTGAAGAAGATTTAGCTGCGAGGCTAGAGGCACGTGCGTAGCTACCAGATGAAGCGGCTCCAGAAGCAGTGAAATAAGCTCCGTTCTGAAGCAAATCTCCTTCCGTTCTCCAGTTCCATCCTTTCCAATGACTAGCCGGTGTGTCCACTCTCTTAGTCACCTATCAAAAAACATTCAATACCATAATGTCACacactcttctttttttttttaataccagGAGGTTTGGAGTCGAAGCCCGAAACCACATGTAGTATCAGTTTCGTCCCAGCAGTCACTCGTTCGTTTCAATGGTTTTGATTAGGTTTGTTACCTCTTTAGCAAAGGGATTCTTCGGGGCGGCGTAGCGGTTTCCTTGACTGTTGATTGTCGGGTTTGCGCTTCCACCAATCGCGTACATTTCCCAGTGAGTGTAGTCATTGTTCACGACATGGAAATACCCGTGTCGGCACCTGCAAGAAAAGTTAATTTTATTGGTCATAAAACAAAACAGAGTAAACAGAGcatactatatttttttgttcggTCTTTAGACATACCTCGGCATTCTTTGAATAAGTCCGACTCCAAAATGGTTATAAGCAATAGTAACTTGCATAGCTTTATCCCTCGTGTAAGAATCACTATGTCCGAGCAACATAACCTCGTTATGATGAGTCATATGGTTGTTAGAGATGGTAATCGCCGTCGAGCCCATAACAGCATCCACAAGCCCATCAGCGCAATGAGACAACGAGTTGTGATCAATCCAAACATGACTCGATCCAAAGATCGAAATCGCGTCACCATCCGCCATAGTCCTCCACCCAAAGTGCGTCTCTGAGCTTCTCACCATAGCGTTACCCGTCGGTCTACAGTCATGAATATGCAACCCATGCACGATGACGTTCGTCACGTACTGAATCGTGATGCAACCGCCGTTAGCGATGTGAACGTTTGCGCCGCGTCCGTCGATCGTTTTGAAGCTGTTGACGATCAGCTCTTGTTTTAGCTGAATCACCATGTCGCGTTTGAAAACGATCCATAGCGGTCGGTCTTGGATCACGGCGTGACGTAGTGTCCCCGGTCTAGGGTTAACCGGGTTGTCGTCATTTGGGTCGGTGACTACGTAGAAACGCCCGTCTCGTCCACCGATCGCGTTTCTTCCGAACCCGATTCCACAGTCCGCTAGGCGTTTGCGGTTCTTGTGCCAGTTGGCATCGCATCTCCAACAATCGTCGATAGGGTTGCCTGTTCCGCAAGTAAAGTAACCTAGCTTCCTCCTCTCGGTATGGTTTCTTACACTCCTGTAAAATCATTACCCGGTTTAGATTAGTTTCATATTTCATTCTATTTTGTGAACCGGATCTTCTTCatgaacttaaaataaaattgttagaaaaatcaaaatcacatCAGAACATGTGCACATGACATTGTtgatataaatagtatttttagacTTTTTTCATAGACGTGTGTCGGTGGGATTAGGTTCTCTGGCTAAGATTCTTGAAGCAAACGACGTTACAGAGTACCGTTAAATAAGGCCAAACAAAATATTGCCGTTGGATACCGACGCTCAAGTCCGTCCGTTTTAACGGATACCGTTTTGGGATCTTATTGTTTTTTGACCGTATAAAGTGTACATTGTTCTGTTACGACCACATGGGAACTgtccaaaataattatatattttttcttttcaaaacctatttaaaatatacaaaagaaatatggattttatttaaaaacagaaaatatggatatttttttaaaaaactattgtACGTATTTTGAAAGTAAATGTTAACGAATTCGCAGTGTGTACTCAGCCGTATACAAATGGTTAGCGATGTGAaagataatttaattttgtggGAGGCATGATATACATGTAGATGCAATAATGCGTTGGACGCGGATCTGCCTAGCATTAGTGCATGTGGTGTTTGCGTTGAAAACTGTCTGCTATAACTACTAGTTCAACAACAGTTgacaagaaatagaaaaaactgAGAACTATTGCGAACAGTGTTAAAATGTAATAAACTACTATATTGAGAAAGAATACAATGAAATTTAACTTTTACAATTTCTATGCATGAAACTGTAGTAGGTGATATAAATATGTATACTTTTTAGAGAAAGattagaaaaggaaagaaaaggtACAATAAATATCTTGTTtcatgaaaataaaatacttaataGATATCTTACTTAAAGATATGAGCctgacaaaaataattattagcAAATGTTCACGGGACTAGATCTCACTAGTAGCAAGAATAAATTAATTATCGAACACTATATTTGTCATAGTTTATAAATAGTGTGAATATGGGGTAAGAATTAAATTAGTTAGAGAGGAAATAAATGTGACAGCTTTGTATGATGGATCTTGATCCGACACTAGATTGAAACAAAAGTCACAACACTATTGTTGAATAATAGTTAGGACTCACTGGACCATACCCAAAtattttattgaatttctatGACTTTTCCCCttactactttatatatatatatatatatattttagaaaatactttatatattatcatatgatagttttaagaaaatcttACATTTCAGCCAAGGCGATAACTTCGTCCGCTACTTCATCTGGATTTGTCACTGCATGCGTGTTCCATTCATTTTCGTCGGAACTGAAAAATAAACAGGAAGATCATttacaaaatagaaataaaaatttgagaatCTAGAGAAAATTAATGATTGACAATATAGTaatgtttttgataaatttaatcATTGGAGAATGCACACACACTACACTGCTCCATAAAATTCGCTATCCGGAGAAACCGTTAAAATCTTTCAGACATAACTATCGAACGACGAAACTAACCCTATCGAACAATTCCGACAGGGGTACTGAGTAGCCATTGTCTAAGGTTAAAGCGGTAATTTACAACAGTCAATTGTAACTACACATTATCGTTGACTCATGAGTGTACGTAATGCAACAAAAAAGGCAGAACGTACGGTTTAGATCGATGGATCTGGATCACAACACAACTTACAACGGCTCAGGTTATTTGTTTAAACAACGATGAAGCTAGTATTGTGGAGTAGTAGCCTAGTAGAGATCGAAAAGGCAAAAAAACAACCAAAAACTATTTTTCTCATTCCTGCTAATTTTGTCGGTTGAAAAAGGAATTAAAACAgtgaaaataaatgatttttatagttatgttttggatttttatttggaATCTAGCGAAAATGTAGCTCAAGAATGAACAATGTAACTGAGTTCAAAAAAAGAATGAACAATGTAACGAATCAATGAtgtaaaacaaattaattaaataaatgttctTCTCTATATCGAAAGATGCATATCatacggaaaaaaaaaacaaagaggtGTATAGACCTGGAGAGAGATGAGATCTTGTCGTGCGTACTGTTCTCCATTGCTCCGACGAAGAAGAGTAGACACATCATAGCTAAAATCCATGTCGGAAGAACCGCCATTGGAGCCGAAGCTGAACAGAGTGTTTGCTGTGGTCCGAGAGAATTAGAACAGAGGAGAGATAGAGAAGTGAGAGATAAAAAGACAGTGAATGTACGAGTTTGGAGATGTAGTGGCCCTCTTATAGAATCTGTAGAGTGGAAAAAAGAAGACGACACGAAAAGGAGCCGTTAAGACGGCCGTTATGTATCGAAACCATACGACGACGTGTGGTACAATTTGATTCTTTGTTTTGCCTTTTTAACGTGATTAGTTTGTTAACTCCACCTCTTTATTTACCGTTCTAACTGCCACTAACTGCTCAAGCGTGTTGATTTACATACCTCGCACGCTTTAATAATTTTGCCAACGAAtgccttttttttcctttcatatGTATGTAATTAATTTATAGTCATAACATAGTATTTTGCTTGTTTAGACTTATAGACTTTAGTAATCAATAATCATACTATTTGTAAACATCCGACCTTTTAAAGCAAGACAAATGatgttatatacatatttatataaaagattaattatatatttttcaaattctaGTAACCTATATTAACATCTCAATCAGAAAAGATGAAGATGGAGAAACAAGATTGAGCTGAGATGGTGAatcgaggaagaagatgaaaatagAAGTTTGTTATTTCTCATAATCATGAAATGTACATGTGTgttcaatatatatatgcacGGTTAAGCTAAAGGAACCTTAACCAATACAAACCAGTTACTAAACCGGAATATATACTAATACGCCCCTCTCAAGTCTTTATCATTGGAGCTTGTCGAAGATAAAGACTTGACAATGACAAACGAGAGAGAAAAGAGTTGAAGGGACCCGGATGCAACGGTTTGGTGAGGATGTCTGCTAACTGATTGCCAGTAGTGACATGAAAGGTCTTCAACTTGCCGGCTTTGAGCTGATCACGAACAGTATGACAATCGATCTCAATATGCTTAGTACGTTCGTGAAAGACCGGGTTGTTGGCAATGTGAAGCGCTGACTTGTTGTCACAATACAACTTAGCTGGACCCGTGACTGAGACATGAAGATCACGAAGCAACTGTTGAATCCAAATCAATTCACATGTTGCCAAAGCAAGACTGCGATACTCAGCCTCTGTACTACTTCGACTCACCACAGCTTGCTTCTTTGACTTCCAAGATATCAATGAGGTACCAAGATAAACGCAAAAGCCAGTAATGGAGCGACGAGACTCTTTGCAAGTAGCCCAGTCAGCATCAGCAAAGGCGTTTAAACACAGCTCAGAGGAAGATGAATACATCAAACCTTGTCCCAGGTTGTTCTTGAGATACCGTAAGACCTTATGCGCTGCTTGTAGATGTATATCAGTCGGTGCAGATAAGAACTGACTCAGCTGATGCACCGCAAATGTAATATCAGGTCTCGTGATGGTTAGATACAAGAGACGACCAATAAGTTCTCTATAGACCTTAGCATCAACAAGTGGTTTGCCCAAATCCTTTGTAAGATGCAGAGTAGGATCCATTAGAATGGAACTTGGCTTACAGCCTAGAAGACCAGAATCTTCCAACAAATTCAACGTATACTTTCGTTGACAAACCGAGATACCTTCAGCAGATCGTGCTATCTCAAGACCAAGAAAGAAACGAGCTTGTCCAAGATCTTTTATCTTGAATTCAGACCGAAGAAGTGCTTGTAAAGAAGCCACTGCAGCGTTATCATTGCTAGCTATCAGTATGTCATCCACATAAACCAAGACAGCAACAAAAGAGGATGAAGTATGCTTCACAAAGAGCGTGTTATCTGCAGGAGACTGAATGTAGTTAGCACCCAATAAGACTGAAGAGAATCGCTTATACCACTGGCGAGAAGCTTGCTTCAAGCCATATAAAGACTTCCTGAGGCGATAAACAGGATTTGGAGGAAGTTCTACACCAGCAGGAGGAGTATAACCCTGAGGTAAGCGCATATATATCTCTTCATCAAGATCTCCATGTAGAAAAGCATTTGAAACATCCATCTGATTCAAGCTCCAGCCATTGATTGCAGCAAGACTCAGAAGAAGCTTGACACTTGTTAACTTCGCTACAGGCGAGAAGGTATCAAGATAATCAATACCTTCTTGTTGTGTAAAGCCCTGAGCCACCAGACGACCCTTATTACGTTCCACTGTCCCATCAGCATTGTATTTGATAGTAAAGATCCATCGACAACCCACTACATTCTTACCAACAGGTAAAGAAACAATATCCCATGTTCTGTTTTGCTCCATAGCCTCAAGTTCCACATTCACAGTCTTCTTCCACTTATCAGATTTCATGGCCTGTTGAAACGTTTTAGGTTCTATTTCCATCGAATAAGAATGAACAACAGCTTGAAAAACAGGATTAAAACGATCATAAGAGACCACAGATGATAAGGGATAAGGTGTTTTGAATGATGGTGGAAATGAAGGAGAAGTAACAGATGAAAAAGGAATAAGGCAACAAAGGTGTGGAGGTAAAGTAAAAGAAGGACAAGATAGGCGAGCTGAAAGTGGAGTATTAGAAAGAAGGGAAGCACAATGATACTGAGACAGATAAGTAGGAGCTTTAGTAGTTCGTTTTGGCCTAGATACATTCTCAGATTCTATACGAACATCTTCTACTACATTCCTATCAGTGCTAGCATTGTTATGAGTGTGTGAACGTGTAGTAGTAGGCATAGAAGTGGAACAATCACCATCCTTCATGATAGGCATTGACTCTACAAAGTGTAAAGGTGCAGGCATTGGTAAAATTGTATTAGGAAACATATCAACAGATTTCGATAAGAGTTCAGacgttttaaaaggaaaaacttTCTCATGGAATACGACATTTAGAGAAATCTGAACAACATGAGACTCCAAATCTAGAACTTTATATCCCTTATATCCTGATGGATAACCAAGAAACACACAAGGCACTGCACGAGGTGAAAATTTTGTTCGATCTTTAGCATGAGTAGAAGCAAAGCACAAACAACCAAAGTTTCTTAACAAAGAATAATCTGGAACTTTCTTGAGTAATTTTTCAAAAGGAGATTTGTTATCTAACAATGGAGAAGGCATACGATTGATCAAGAACACTGCAGTCATCACACAATCAGACCAATATTCCAAGGGCACATTTGATTGAAATAGCAAAGAGCGAGCTACATTTAACAAGTGTTGGTGTTTTCTCTCAACTACTgaattttgctgaggagtataagcACAGGAGAAGTAATGAAACATACCAAGTGTTTTAATGAGATCAGTAAAGGCCAATTCAGGTGCATTATCAGTTCTGATTGCTTTGACTTTCATGTTGTATTGAGTTGAAATGTGTTTAAGAAACAATAGAAAAATAACCGAAACCTCTCCTTTATTCTTTAACATATAGATCCATGTTACTCTAGTACAATCATCAACCAATGTAAGGAAATATCTATAACCCTCTACTGATTGAACACTAAATGGCCCCCATATGTCTAAATGAACCAAATCAAAAGGAGATTGAGAAAGCGTATTATGAGAAACATACGCAAGACGTCGTTGTTTTGATAATGGACATATTGTGCAAGGAGTATTATCAGACGCTACATGTGTAAATGCTGGTAAACGTGAATATAGTTTTTGCAAGTAAGTAGTGGAAGGATGCCCCAAACGTTGATGCCACAAGTTGCTATCAGCTGACACAGAACCACAGAACACAGCACTGCCAGACGATGCATGACTAGTAGTATCAAGAATGTAAAGATTGTTGTATAAGCTACCCTTCCCAATCATCAAGCCCCGAGAAAGTTCCTGGATTAAGCAACCATTAGGAAAGAAGTGAGCAGCACAAACCAATGTTTTTATTAGACTACTCACGCTTATCAAGTTGAATCGAAAATCAGGAACAAGCAACACATCATAGAGTATCAAAGAAGGACTAATCTTAATTGTGCCTGTGTGTGTAATAGGAACTTTAAGACCATTAGGAAGAGTTACTGTAAAAGAAGACACAGGTGTAAAACTATCAAACATATCTAGAGCAGAACAAACATGACTAGAAGCTCCACTATCTATTATCCAAGCATCATGTGGAAGTAGGGAAGGTAGAGTTGAAAGGCAATGATTTTGATATAAAAGGTTGTGATTTTGAAATGTAAGATTGATAGAAGGAAAGGGTACTGTACCGGATGATGAATGAGTATTCATCAGACCATGTTCTGTAATCGTGGCTTGTGGAATTGAAGACGATGAGGAAAGAGCTTGAGGCTCTGAAACTCGAACATGAGCATTGAACTGAGAGATCAAACTTTGTATCTGTTGAGGGGTGAAGCTCTGTAGATTTAGATCCATGCCACCACTAGTCAAATGAGGAGTGACTGGCGGTAAAGAATAGTAGCGTGAATCTGGATCAGCACACACATTCGCAACTGCATTAGCCACCTGAGAAGAAGTTGGAACCAAGCTTTGATTCTGATATTTCGGCTGAGACTGCACATTCTTGGACTGAGACACATTCTTGTTCTGATAAGAACCATATGCTCTATAGCCAGGGGGTAGCCGTGTAACTTGAAACACTTCTGAATAGTGTGACCAGCCTTACCACAATGTGTGCACATAGGTCGCTGTGCAGTCCGTCCAGCATTATAAGCTGCAGCATATGCTATTTCATCAACACC
Above is a window of Brassica napus cultivar Da-Ae chromosome A10, Da-Ae, whole genome shotgun sequence DNA encoding:
- the LOC125579365 gene encoding probable pectate lyase 1, producing MAVLPTWILAMMCLLFFVGAMENSTHDKISSLSSSDENEWNTHAVTNPDEVADEVIALAEMSVRNHTERRKLGYFTCGTGNPIDDCWRCDANWHKNRKRLADCGIGFGRNAIGGRDGRFYVVTDPNDDNPVNPRPGTLRHAVIQDRPLWIVFKRDMVIQLKQELIVNSFKTIDGRGANVHIANGGCITIQYVTNVIVHGLHIHDCRPTGNAMVRSSETHFGWRTMADGDAISIFGSSHVWIDHNSLSHCADGLVDAVMGSTAITISNNHMTHHNEVMLLGHSDSYTRDKAMQVTIAYNHFGVGLIQRMPRCRHGYFHVVNNDYTHWEMYAIGGSANPTINSQGNRYAAPKNPFAKEVTKRVDTPASHWKGWNWRTEGDLLQNGAYFTASGAASSGSYARASSLAAKSSSLVATITNDAGALPCRRGRQCTS